One region of Pseudodesulfovibrio senegalensis genomic DNA includes:
- a CDS encoding glutamate synthase-related protein gives MNWPKSNDVLGSVNRGNAIESGLCTLCRADCQGKCETWLSSLRGREILYPRDFGLVTAGSGNTTHVGVSYNSLRIQGLNYGAFGSVNTEEDLLFTDVSLETSFGAEEKTKCRVPFMTGALGSTFIAAKYWDSFAAGCALVGAPIVVGENVVGVDRESEISKGRITKAPELERRIDTYMRYYDGYGAIIVQMNVEDTRNGVAEYLAEKYGDKVIIELKWGQGAKNIGGEIEVTSLDYAQFLKDRGYLVDPDPEKPEVQEGFRRGAIKHFARHSRLGYTNLSTYDQVHDEFMTSVNYLRKLGFKRISLKTGSYGMEALAMAIKFASEAELDLLTMDGSGGGTGMSPWNMMESWGVPSILLHAKAHEYASRLAARGKRVVDMSFAGGFAKGSNIFKALAMGAPYTKMICMGRAMMIPGFLGSNIEGVLHPERREKVCGNWDKLPAAVSRYGSTAEEIFACYQDVEKKVGKDEMKNVPLGAVAIWCLVDKLSAGLQQLMCGGRKFSLEDITRADIASGNRETERETGVRFITDVMDETAKKILDM, from the coding sequence ATGAATTGGCCAAAAAGCAACGATGTTCTCGGCAGTGTGAACCGCGGCAACGCAATCGAATCCGGGCTCTGCACACTGTGCCGCGCCGACTGTCAGGGTAAATGTGAAACCTGGTTGTCTTCCCTGCGTGGGCGCGAAATCCTGTATCCCCGCGATTTCGGTCTGGTTACGGCGGGCAGCGGCAACACAACCCATGTGGGTGTTTCCTACAATTCCCTGCGTATTCAGGGGTTGAACTACGGCGCGTTCGGCTCCGTGAATACCGAAGAAGACCTGCTGTTCACGGACGTGAGTCTGGAAACCTCGTTCGGCGCCGAGGAAAAGACCAAATGTCGCGTTCCGTTCATGACCGGTGCGCTGGGTTCCACTTTCATCGCCGCCAAGTACTGGGATTCCTTTGCCGCGGGTTGCGCGCTCGTGGGCGCGCCCATCGTGGTGGGTGAAAACGTGGTGGGCGTGGACCGCGAATCCGAAATCAGCAAGGGCCGCATCACCAAGGCGCCCGAGCTGGAACGCCGCATCGACACCTACATGCGCTATTACGATGGCTATGGCGCCATCATCGTGCAGATGAACGTTGAAGACACCCGCAACGGCGTGGCCGAATACCTGGCTGAAAAGTATGGCGACAAGGTCATCATCGAACTCAAGTGGGGACAGGGCGCCAAGAATATCGGCGGCGAAATCGAGGTCACCAGCCTGGATTACGCACAGTTCCTCAAGGATCGCGGCTACCTCGTGGACCCGGATCCGGAAAAGCCCGAGGTTCAGGAAGGTTTCAGGCGCGGCGCCATCAAGCATTTCGCCCGCCACAGCCGTCTGGGCTACACCAATCTTTCCACGTACGATCAGGTCCACGACGAGTTCATGACCTCGGTCAACTACCTGCGCAAGCTTGGCTTCAAGCGCATTTCGCTCAAGACCGGCTCCTACGGCATGGAAGCGCTGGCCATGGCCATCAAGTTCGCCTCCGAAGCCGAACTGGATCTTCTGACCATGGACGGTTCCGGCGGCGGTACCGGCATGAGCCCGTGGAACATGATGGAAAGCTGGGGCGTGCCTTCCATCCTGCTGCACGCCAAGGCGCATGAATATGCCAGCCGTCTTGCCGCACGCGGCAAACGCGTGGTGGACATGTCCTTTGCCGGCGGTTTTGCCAAGGGAAGCAACATCTTCAAGGCCCTGGCCATGGGCGCACCCTACACCAAGATGATCTGCATGGGCCGCGCCATGATGATTCCCGGTTTTCTCGGTTCCAACATCGAGGGCGTGCTGCACCCGGAACGCCGCGAAAAGGTCTGCGGCAACTGGGACAAGCTCCCGGCAGCGGTCTCCCGCTACGGCTCCACGGCCGAGGAAATCTTCGCCTGCTATCAGGATGTGGAGAAGAAGGTGGGCAAGGACGAGATGAAGAACGTGCCTCTGGGCGCGGTGGCCATCTGGTGCCTGGTGGACAAGCTCTCCGCAGGACTGCAGCAGCTCATGTGCGGCGGCCGCAAGTTCTCTCTGGAGGACATCACCCGTGCGGACATCGCATCCGGAAACCGCGAAACCGAACGGGAAACCGGCGTCCGCTTCATCACCGACGTGATGGACGAGACCGCAAAGAAGATTCTGGACATGTAG
- a CDS encoding sensor histidine kinase, which translates to MGGSARTRTHARAAVFWVLLAACLFPAQSHAARHACHHILLVSSYSTRLQWSADICESVRENIYADDYCAEITTEYMDTKRYTSDEHYQSLTRMFERKYTGVHFDLIITADDNAARFVLGLRKRLFPGVPMVFCGVNDLDMGKKFDLSNTTGVYEEVDLAMTVAVIMTQNPDVETIYVVNDRTTTGLANKDQLDAVMMEFKNRVRFRMLQDLSMEEMLHALSDLPQKSAVLLLSFVQDRLGESFTFRQSIGLFRSVCKRPMYGVWDFYLGKGIVGGMITSASVQGQKAAEMALRILGGESASSIPMLRKSPNQYMFDYNELQHFGIADHFVPQSSVIINEPQSFWRTHFRLVMWGSITIVVLLSLIMFLSIAVMARRKAESELERINASLEELVAERTDELHHRSMELEGANAKLQKLDELKTSLMNTVSHDLRTPLTSILGFALLIRKELSKFCTGTCADACELPGMRRVFSNMDIIIKEAERLSRLINDFLDMSRLDAGRMPWQDREIDPVKLAADAIEAYSGAFSENADVELIAEISETLPPIVADYDRLRQVLANLLANAKRFTNKGTVTLRVREQDGYVLFAVADTGTGIPDDELELVFDKFHQATDNTLRDNLTGKGSGMGLAISRSIVKHYGGRIWADHNPGGGAVIMFTIPARRA; encoded by the coding sequence ATGGGCGGATCAGCAAGGACACGAACGCATGCGCGAGCCGCGGTATTCTGGGTGCTGCTGGCTGCATGTTTGTTCCCTGCCCAGTCCCATGCCGCCCGGCATGCCTGCCATCACATTCTGCTGGTCAGCTCTTACAGCACCCGCCTGCAATGGAGTGCGGACATCTGCGAGTCCGTTCGGGAAAATATCTACGCCGATGATTATTGCGCCGAGATAACGACCGAATACATGGACACCAAACGATACACCTCGGACGAACATTACCAAAGCCTCACGCGCATGTTCGAGCGCAAATACACCGGTGTTCATTTTGACCTCATCATCACGGCGGACGACAATGCGGCCCGGTTTGTCCTGGGTCTGCGCAAGCGCCTTTTTCCCGGTGTGCCCATGGTCTTTTGCGGGGTCAACGACCTCGACATGGGCAAGAAATTCGACCTTTCCAACACGACCGGGGTTTACGAGGAAGTCGACTTGGCCATGACCGTTGCCGTGATCATGACCCAGAATCCGGACGTGGAAACTATTTATGTGGTCAATGACCGGACCACCACTGGCCTGGCCAACAAGGATCAGTTGGACGCGGTCATGATGGAATTCAAGAACCGGGTGCGGTTCAGGATGTTGCAGGATCTGAGCATGGAGGAAATGCTTCATGCGCTCTCGGATCTGCCGCAAAAGAGCGCGGTTCTGCTCCTGAGCTTTGTTCAGGACCGGCTTGGAGAAAGTTTTACATTCCGACAGAGTATCGGGTTATTCCGTTCCGTGTGCAAACGGCCCATGTACGGCGTGTGGGATTTTTATCTGGGCAAGGGCATTGTTGGCGGCATGATCACCTCGGCCAGCGTGCAGGGGCAAAAGGCCGCGGAAATGGCCTTGCGCATTCTCGGTGGCGAGTCCGCGAGCTCGATTCCCATGCTGCGCAAGAGTCCCAATCAGTACATGTTCGATTACAATGAATTGCAGCATTTCGGCATTGCCGACCACTTTGTGCCGCAATCGAGCGTGATCATCAACGAGCCGCAGAGTTTCTGGCGCACGCATTTCAGGCTGGTGATGTGGGGGTCCATCACTATAGTCGTGCTTCTGTCGCTGATCATGTTCCTGAGCATCGCGGTCATGGCCCGGCGCAAGGCCGAATCCGAGCTTGAACGCATCAATGCCAGCCTTGAGGAACTGGTGGCCGAGCGAACCGATGAATTGCATCATCGCAGCATGGAGCTGGAGGGAGCCAACGCCAAGCTGCAGAAGCTCGACGAGCTCAAGACATCGCTCATGAACACGGTTTCCCATGATCTGCGCACGCCGCTCACGTCCATACTGGGTTTTGCCCTGCTCATCCGCAAGGAACTTTCCAAATTCTGTACGGGCACCTGTGCCGACGCATGTGAATTGCCCGGAATGCGGCGCGTGTTTTCCAACATGGACATCATCATCAAGGAAGCCGAGCGTTTGTCCCGCCTCATCAACGATTTTCTGGACATGTCGCGCCTGGATGCCGGCCGCATGCCGTGGCAGGACCGTGAAATTGATCCGGTGAAACTGGCTGCGGATGCCATCGAGGCCTATTCCGGTGCGTTTAGCGAAAATGCTGATGTGGAATTGATTGCCGAGATATCGGAAACCCTGCCGCCCATCGTCGCGGATTACGATCGTTTGCGGCAGGTGCTGGCCAATCTGCTTGCCAATGCCAAACGCTTTACGAACAAGGGCACGGTGACCCTCAGGGTGCGCGAACAGGACGGATACGTGCTTTTTGCCGTTGCTGATACGGGCACGGGCATTCCGGACGATGAACTCGAGCTGGTGTTCGACAAGTTCCATCAGGCCACGGACAACACCCTGCGCGACAATCTGACGGGCAAGGGCTCGGGCATGGGACTGGCCATCAGCCGCAGCATTGTGAAGCATTATGGCGGCCGTATCTGGGCGGACCACAATCCGGGCGGCGGGGCCGTGATCATGTTCACCATACCGGCACGGCGCGCTTGA